The sequence atcgGCCAgcggggatccatccacagcaacaatGATCTGTAGGAAGAggtcagcccaggtacaccagtaaagggctacattagcagcgtcagttatccagaacaaacccggttctggatgccggtaaaggaaTCCAGTGGTAGCAGCATgtgtaagccccttctactgcggtgagagggtgcatttgggataacgaaagggaacgggggcgaagtaagcccagccggttcccagcaacagcagacagtgtggcataggcggtccatcctgtcacagatttctacCGTCTGCAATTGCTGGGAACCAGCTAGGCTTAATGACAGCTGTAACGTAAGGATCAaccgcaataccagctacagacgagAGTGTACTGCCAATATTCTATGACCACACAGGTGGCAGCGACCTCTAGCCCCCAGACTTGAGGTAGTCCTGCCATCACCGGTCCCGAACTAAAGATACGCCCTGGAGGTCCTTGGTCGTGTAGAAGCATATATTGACCCAATACTaatagagagggggggatttTTGATTATAAAACAACCACATACCTCTCATCATTTTGGACTGGAGAACTGGGACACACATATCATGCACCCATTTCTGTGGAGGCCACACACTTTTCCCACGAGGCTACACCCTTTTGAGACATCATAAATTGGGACAGGAGTGCAAGCACAGTAacctagatatttttttttatttaattcattaagtTTATTTAATCATGTATATACTGAATAGATGAAACGTGTTTAACAATGTTAGGTAGTGATTTGTGACATTATTAGATTATATTAGTGACACTAGTAACTTTATATCGTGCACATTGTTGATTATTCGATCTTTGTTCTCAGCAAGGGATAAAATCAGTTATGTACAACATTGTTCAAGTAGGATATATAATTTATCTCTGTAAAATAAGTAAATGAATTCAATTTAAAGTACCGTATTTTCTGCACTAGCGACGATTCAAATATATCCACAAGAACCTTCCCGGATTCTGGAGAAACGTTGTTGACAGCCGTATAGACATAGAAGGTCAATGTGTCGGGTATGATCAGCCAGTCTCGACGTACATGTCGTTTGGTGATTGCTTTTCCTTCAACTTTAACAGCTGTGAGACAGGAGGAAAATATGTAAAGATCTGTTAAATAGTAAACATTGAATGGTTATATTTGTCAAGGTACCGGTCACAGGCAGGCTTACGTTGTAGCTGAGGATACTGGGTACCCCCCTGGGTTCATAAGCACTTAGGAGGACAAATGGCAAAGTATAAGagtactttattatatatatgaaaatagatatatttacagATCCCACATGAGCACATGCAATTAACAAACAGCCAGGGTGTTCACCGCACATGGAAGCTAACTGGCCAATCCTATCCTAATAGGGCCTCAGAGTTCTCTGGAGTGATGATCCTGATCCTCTGGAGCACTGTCTGAACCACAAGACCACACTATTGACTCCACCACCAGCTGGGCAGAGACCAAGTCTAATGTACTCCTGCTTTTGGCAGATACACAAGGTAACAAGGTCCATGTGGCTTGAAGATCCACACACTGACATGATTCTGGACCAGCCATAACTCCTAGTCAGCCTGCCCTGCAGTAGAACAGGAACATCTCCAGTGAGCTTCCCCTTTAAAGCCTGCCCTGGTTCCTATGGTGGTGTGACCTTGATGAAGCTGGTTCCATATAAGACTTGCTTACTGGATTGGTTAATCTGTTATCGGAGGGTGGCTCAAGAGCCTTTCCGAATGTCCTTTGGTTGTAACAGGTGCCAGGTGACTGGTTGCCCTGGTAAACTCCAGTGGCAACAGCTATCTTAAGGGACATATTGGGGACCACACATGACCTAAG is a genomic window of Mixophyes fleayi isolate aMixFle1 chromosome 2, aMixFle1.hap1, whole genome shotgun sequence containing:
- the LOC142140533 gene encoding apovitellenin-1-like — translated: MRLAVIAATLLLLSLFCAVKVEGKAITKRHVRRDWLIIPDTLTFYVYTAVNNVSPESGKVLVDIFESSLVQKIRSFLVEKTSALTLKAEEAYKQITEFLKI